A single window of Campylobacter concisus DNA harbors:
- a CDS encoding glutamyl-tRNA amidotransferase yields the protein MAKITDKIREKILADFHTGFFSIRQIADRAGVSHVAVHKIVKGLTPKFKEKINAEVAFKTELADENLQQINSVNEVISEATKHLIFFQNAALTNQKRANEMLKNAKTIGDIEAHSRITARNKETILGKEPQTIINNNNTQQNQKPELDLSGLSNDELETLDAILSKAN from the coding sequence ATGGCAAAAATAACAGACAAGATTAGAGAAAAAATATTAGCCGATTTTCATACGGGATTTTTTTCGATTAGGCAAATAGCAGATAGAGCAGGAGTTAGCCACGTGGCAGTCCATAAAATAGTCAAGGGCTTAACACCAAAATTTAAAGAAAAAATTAACGCAGAAGTAGCCTTTAAAACGGAGTTAGCAGACGAAAATTTACAACAAATTAACAGCGTAAACGAGGTAATAAGTGAGGCTACAAAACACCTCATCTTTTTTCAAAACGCAGCATTAACAAATCAAAAAAGAGCCAACGAAATGCTAAAAAATGCCAAAACAATAGGCGATATTGAAGCTCACAGCAGGATAACAGCAAGAAATAAAGAAACCATACTAGGCAAAGAGCCACAAACGATTATTAACAATAACAATACACAGCAAAACCAAAAGCCAGAGCTAGACTTATCAGGGTTAAGCAATGATGAACTCGAAACACTTGACGCAATACTCTCAAAAGCAAATTAA
- a CDS encoding acyl carrier protein has product MDREEFNEFMKRAGLNKKQLAEILETSYQGVNSWGTNGRGYPYWVKSWLENYIKSLDMDKIVEVVKPYTESKED; this is encoded by the coding sequence ATGGATAGAGAAGAATTTAACGAGTTTATGAAACGTGCAGGGCTTAATAAAAAACAATTAGCTGAAATTTTAGAAACAAGCTATCAGGGCGTAAATAGTTGGGGGACTAATGGGCGAGGTTATCCGTATTGGGTAAAAAGCTGGCTTGAAAACTACATTAAATCGCTTGATATGGATAAAATCGTTGAGGTAGTTAAGCCTTACACTGAAAGCAAAGAGGATTAA
- a CDS encoding aspartate carbamoyltransferase, with amino-acid sequence MDILAEIESIINPAESGIHIDTIRATFFKKAIIQKTYTKMKLLDLIARKYGKKWLKLDKQTAKTIKIERRYEFRDYEIVNIYVLGDLPIFYATLKNAGNEPQKALFEVYGLRQYNKTPPPKELIAELLGVVNNVSSLDLCFDKDSPFNLEAFKDEVYYHSDTAYLNNNKVLSRVYFYDKAKKNNLNLPIYRAEAVVSINPKSKDNPLPLKQRLNLQLPYALDEFKSILDKTTKEQGTIKPYKSKDNKRELRA; translated from the coding sequence GTGGATATTTTAGCAGAAATTGAGAGTATTATCAACCCAGCCGAGAGCGGAATTCACATAGACACGATAAGGGCTACATTTTTCAAAAAAGCTATCATTCAAAAGACCTATACAAAAATGAAGCTTTTAGACTTAATCGCTCGAAAATATGGCAAAAAATGGCTAAAGCTGGATAAGCAGACAGCAAAAACCATCAAGATAGAGCGCCGTTATGAGTTTCGAGATTATGAGATAGTTAATATTTACGTGCTAGGCGACCTACCTATTTTTTACGCTACATTAAAAAACGCAGGCAATGAGCCACAAAAGGCGTTATTTGAAGTTTATGGACTTAGGCAATATAACAAGACACCACCACCGAAAGAGTTAATAGCGGAGCTCCTAGGCGTGGTAAATAACGTTTCATCGCTTGACCTTTGTTTTGATAAGGATAGTCCCTTTAACCTTGAAGCTTTTAAAGATGAGGTTTATTATCATAGCGATACCGCCTATCTCAACAATAACAAAGTGCTAAGCCGCGTGTATTTTTATGACAAAGCAAAAAAGAATAATCTAAACTTGCCTATCTACCGAGCCGAAGCCGTAGTAAGCATAAATCCTAAAAGCAAAGATAACCCCTTGCCTCTCAAGCAAAGGCTAAATTTACAACTCCCTTATGCCCTGGATGAGTTTAAATCCATATTGGATAAGACCACTAAAGAGCAAGGCACGATCAAGCCCTACAAGTCAAAAGATAACAAAAGAGAGCTAAGAGCGTAA
- a CDS encoding sulfite reductase encodes MFLKRGKIIFNIHLIIGLIAAIPLIFMTLSAPFASYREEIKSAINKNFINLVPSEKANLSLNELLAKSKSEIQFDTLESLQIGGANEAYRISITKDKKQLNFFIDPRSGEVISEDWGEKFRIIILSLHRNLGLALLDSKVPANIGKQIVAISSIIMTLLAISGLILYAPAIKRNFLNSLKIKPKAKGYACFYNLHTSLGTYVAILLVVMSLTGLYWSYGWVRSSVNSIFFDLKTAPMKKSLPQSNLLPISDEKFKEIETAEQIFKDNVTLELKSLTINVPENNQSTYTINYETSESQVGKLKLDASAGKIKENKLVSKSESIPEAKKAGRKVLSLHTGEMFGEIGQIVFAVSCVIAVLLIITGFLMTIKRTKAL; translated from the coding sequence ATGTTTTTAAAACGAGGAAAAATCATCTTCAACATCCACCTAATAATTGGGCTAATTGCGGCTATTCCACTAATATTCATGACTCTTTCAGCCCCATTTGCGTCTTATAGAGAAGAGATCAAAAGTGCGATAAATAAAAATTTTATAAACTTAGTTCCTAGCGAAAAAGCAAATTTAAGTTTAAATGAACTCCTAGCTAAATCAAAAAGTGAGATTCAATTTGATACGCTTGAAAGTTTACAAATAGGTGGAGCAAATGAAGCTTATCGTATAAGCATTACAAAGGATAAAAAGCAATTAAATTTCTTTATAGACCCAAGAAGTGGCGAGGTGATCAGCGAAGACTGGGGTGAGAAATTTCGTATCATTATCTTAAGCCTTCATAGAAATTTAGGACTTGCCTTGCTTGATAGTAAAGTACCAGCCAATATCGGCAAACAAATAGTTGCCATTAGCTCTATCATCATGACTCTTCTTGCTATCAGTGGCCTCATCCTCTACGCACCAGCGATCAAGCGAAATTTCTTAAATTCGCTAAAAATTAAACCAAAAGCAAAGGGCTACGCCTGCTTCTACAATCTTCACACCAGCCTTGGCACCTACGTGGCGATCTTGCTTGTGGTGATGTCACTAACTGGACTTTACTGGTCTTATGGCTGGGTCAGAAGCAGCGTAAATAGTATATTTTTCGATCTAAAAACAGCTCCAATGAAAAAAAGTCTACCACAATCAAATTTACTTCCAATAAGTGATGAGAAATTTAAAGAGATCGAGACTGCGGAGCAAATTTTTAAAGATAACGTCACACTAGAGCTAAAATCGCTCACGATAAACGTGCCTGAAAACAACCAAAGCACCTACACTATAAACTACGAAACAAGCGAGAGTCAAGTGGGCAAGCTAAAGCTTGACGCTAGCGCTGGCAAGATCAAAGAAAACAAGCTTGTTAGCAAGTCTGAGAGCATCCCAGAGGCAAAAAAGGCTGGTCGCAAAGTACTTAGTCTACACACCGGTGAGATGTTTGGCGAGATCGGCCAGATCGTCTTTGCCGTATCATGTGTGATCGCAGTTTTACTAATAATAACTGGATTTTTAATGACCATAAAAAGGACCAAGGCACTCTAA
- a CDS encoding heat-shock protein Hsp70, producing the protein MRFVTEINPSYQVGWFNKEIADKLERFYLNVMEGNQPRLMIFAPPRSGKSELFSRAFPAWAFGKNPNLQIIASSYSSDLSTRMNRDVQRIMMSEKYEEIFPETKLNSKRVVTATQNALRNSEIFEIVGHTGAYRSAGVGGGITGMGADISIIDDPIKDAAEANSATFRDRVWDWYVTTLYTRLSPKSGILLGMTRWHEDDLAGRLIQEAQKEGDKWEILSFPAIAEHDEEHRKEGEALHPERYDLSRLLKIKSALGSYAWNALYQQHPSTKGGDIIQGAWFGRYDVAPRIKRVGVFMDTAQKTGEQNDYSVLLLAGLGYDNAIYLLDLKRGKWDAVELENTTKDFFAKHKSTYNGLMFYIEDKSSGTGLIQKIKRENNIPVRAVTPQKDKYTRVLDVVGYIESGYVNLPSVATWVSDFVDECEKFTADNSHLHDDQVDTLTMAISEFKNKPSGIWGHISD; encoded by the coding sequence ATTCGTTTTGTAACCGAGATCAACCCAAGCTACCAGGTCGGCTGGTTTAACAAAGAAATTGCAGATAAGCTGGAGCGATTTTATCTCAACGTAATGGAGGGTAATCAACCTCGCCTAATGATATTTGCACCGCCTAGAAGTGGTAAAAGTGAGTTATTTAGTAGGGCTTTTCCAGCGTGGGCTTTTGGCAAAAATCCAAATTTGCAAATAATAGCCAGCTCATACTCGAGCGATTTAAGCACAAGAATGAATAGGGACGTGCAGCGTATTATGATGAGTGAAAAATATGAGGAAATTTTCCCAGAAACAAAACTAAACTCCAAACGTGTCGTAACCGCAACCCAAAACGCCCTTAGAAATAGTGAAATATTTGAGATCGTAGGACACACGGGCGCGTATAGGAGTGCTGGCGTAGGCGGAGGTATTACGGGCATGGGTGCAGATATTTCCATTATTGATGACCCTATTAAGGACGCAGCAGAAGCAAATAGCGCAACTTTTAGGGATAGAGTGTGGGACTGGTATGTTACAACCCTTTACACAAGGCTAAGCCCTAAGAGTGGCATATTATTAGGCATGACAAGGTGGCATGAGGACGATTTAGCAGGGCGATTAATCCAAGAAGCTCAAAAAGAGGGCGACAAATGGGAAATTTTATCTTTTCCAGCAATAGCCGAACACGACGAGGAGCACCGAAAAGAGGGAGAAGCATTACACCCAGAAAGATACGACCTAAGCAGACTATTAAAAATAAAAAGTGCCTTAGGCTCTTATGCGTGGAACGCCCTTTATCAACAGCACCCAAGCACTAAGGGCGGAGATATTATACAAGGGGCGTGGTTTGGTCGTTATGATGTAGCACCAAGGATTAAGCGTGTAGGCGTTTTTATGGATACAGCCCAAAAGACTGGCGAACAAAACGATTACAGCGTTTTATTATTAGCTGGCTTAGGATATGACAACGCCATTTATCTACTAGACCTAAAACGTGGCAAATGGGACGCAGTAGAGCTTGAAAATACTACTAAAGATTTTTTTGCCAAGCATAAATCAACATATAACGGACTAATGTTTTACATAGAGGACAAGTCAAGTGGAACAGGGCTAATACAAAAGATAAAACGTGAAAATAATATCCCAGTAAGAGCCGTAACACCACAAAAGGATAAATACACTAGAGTTTTAGACGTTGTAGGCTACATTGAGAGCGGATATGTAAATTTGCCTAGTGTCGCAACGTGGGTTAGTGATTTTGTGGATGAGTGCGAAAAATTTACCGCCGACAATAGCCACTTACACGACGACCAAGTCGATACGCTTACAATGGCAATTAGTGAGTTTAAAAATAAGCCTAGTGGTATTTGGGGGCATATTTCAGACTAA
- a CDS encoding plasmid stabilization protein ParE — translation MVIRRTARFNLELKAVFDFIAKDNPNRAQGFISKLLDAVELLSDNPRLGRAITDDKRELIAKGYVIPYLIDKDAIKLLGIYKANEWEMQ, via the coding sequence ATGGTAATTAGACGCACAGCACGCTTTAACCTGGAATTAAAAGCAGTGTTTGATTTTATCGCAAAAGATAATCCAAACAGGGCGCAGGGTTTCATCAGCAAGTTACTAGACGCCGTAGAGCTTTTGAGCGACAATCCACGACTAGGACGAGCGATAACGGACGACAAAAGAGAGCTAATCGCCAAAGGTTATGTAATACCCTACTTAATTGACAAAGACGCCATTAAACTTTTAGGCATTTACAAGGCTAACGAGTGGGAAATGCAATGA
- a CDS encoding cell filamentation protein Fic, translated as MIDTKEQNFIIYSTGDNKVNIQILADKENETIWLNQKQIADIFETSKQNVSYHIRNILDEKELGYATVKEILTVQAEGSREVTREVEHYNLDMIIAVGYRINSVKATQFRQWATSTLKEYIIKGFVLDDERLKQGNNVFNKDYFKELLERIRAIRASEKLFYEKVRELFALSVDYDKTSQTAKNFFANIQNKLEYAVTKKTSAEIIKERADHTKPNMGLTTWSGSDKGKEPIKSDVSVAKNYLYENELNGLNRLTGMLLDYAENQAEQGKVIQMKDWDIKVDNFLIFNGYEILKGFGKFSADNAKAKAELEYTKFKELKQDDSFKDEVKRIIAKGKK; from the coding sequence ATGATAGACACTAAAGAGCAAAATTTTATTATTTATTCAACTGGCGACAATAAAGTCAATATTCAAATATTAGCCGATAAAGAGAACGAAACAATATGGCTAAATCAAAAACAAATAGCCGATATTTTTGAGACCAGTAAGCAAAATGTATCATATCACATAAGGAACATTTTAGACGAAAAGGAGCTAGGCTACGCAACTGTAAAAGAAATTTTGACAGTTCAAGCAGAGGGAAGCAGGGAAGTTACAAGAGAAGTCGAACACTACAATCTTGATATGATAATCGCAGTAGGCTATCGTATAAACAGCGTAAAAGCAACACAGTTTAGACAATGGGCTACTAGCACACTAAAAGAATACATAATTAAAGGCTTTGTGCTTGATGATGAGAGGCTAAAACAAGGCAATAACGTATTTAATAAAGACTACTTCAAAGAATTATTAGAACGTATACGAGCCATAAGGGCCAGTGAAAAGTTATTTTATGAAAAAGTTAGGGAGTTATTCGCGCTAAGCGTGGATTATGATAAGACATCACAGACGGCTAAAAATTTCTTTGCTAATATCCAAAATAAACTAGAATATGCAGTAACCAAAAAGACATCGGCGGAGATTATCAAAGAGCGTGCAGACCATACAAAGCCAAATATGGGTTTAACGACTTGGAGCGGAAGCGATAAAGGCAAAGAGCCGATAAAGTCAGATGTCTCTGTAGCTAAAAATTATTTATACGAGAACGAGCTAAACGGACTTAATAGATTAACGGGCATGTTACTTGACTATGCAGAAAATCAAGCAGAGCAAGGCAAAGTAATTCAGATGAAAGATTGGGATATTAAAGTAGATAATTTTTTAATCTTTAACGGATATGAAATTCTAAAAGGCTTTGGTAAATTTAGCGCTGACAATGCAAAAGCTAAAGCAGAATTAGAATATACTAAATTTAAAGAACTAAAGCAAGATGATAGCTTTAAAGACGAAGTAAAACGAATAATTGCTAAAGGCAAAAAATAG
- a CDS encoding HrcA family transcriptional regulator, with translation MKVSKYDKELAKIYALPLEAYKWIMTNRMKPDRAKASVKRYVKNVTQRNNEKLSQMQKNDV, from the coding sequence ATGAAAGTGAGTAAATACGATAAAGAGCTAGCCAAAATTTACGCTTTGCCACTAGAGGCTTACAAGTGGATTATGACAAATAGAATGAAGCCAGACAGAGCAAAGGCGAGCGTAAAACGATATGTAAAAAACGTGACACAAAGAAACAACGAAAAGCTTTCGCAAATGCAAAAAAACGATGTATAA